Part of the Tindallia californiensis genome is shown below.
ATAGTTATATCATAAATCAATTTTATGGAAACAACAATAAAAATAAGGAGTGAAAAAAATGGAAAAAAGAAAAGGTATTGTAACAATGAAGGGTAACCCTGTTACCTTAGTGGGCAATCCATTGCATAAGGGGCAGGTGGCGCCTGATTTTACAGCGCTCAACTTAGATTTGTCATCCTTTACCCTCAGTGAAAATATTGGTAAAAAAATCGTTATTAGTGTCGCTCCATCCCTCGATACAGAGATTTGCAATTTACAAACAATTTATTTTAATGAAGAAGCGGCTAAATTGGAAAACACATTATTACTCAGCATCAGCATGGATTTGCCTTTTGCTCTTAAACGCTATTGTGCTGCAAAAGGAATTGATAACGCATTAGTGCTTTCGGATCATAGAGATGCTGATTTTGGTCTTAAATATGGCTTTTTGATGGAAGAATTTCGCCTATTAGCCAGAGGCATTGTGATTATTGATGAAAAAGGGGTGCTGCAATATGGACAGATGGTACCAGAAATTGCTCAGGAGCCTGACTATGATGAAGCTTTGTCTTTCTTGAAGCAAATGTGAAGGAAATCGGAGGGAAAACAAAACCGTAAAACCTTTATTTGCTTGCAAAGAGTAGATGATTGAAAGGGAATGGTGTTAGAATGAAAAATGTGGAGGAAATTTATCGTCTTAGCGAAAAAAAAGATCAAAATAAGATGAAAGAATATATCAAGCGATCTCATGCCAGAAGTTTTCGCTATGGGGTTGAAATGGGAAGAATTTTCAGCTCGAAAATTCTTCGTGGCGAAGAGCTACATGATAAATTACAAGAAAATCACGAACTCATTCAAACAACCCGTCCCTTTATTGAACAACTCTGTGATTTTGTAAAAGGATCCGGTTTTTTTGCTATTTTAACAGATTGGGAAGGATGTATTCTGGATATTCGTGGGGATGAAAAGGTTCTCAAAGAAGCAGAGCGTCTACAAATGATTTGTGGTGCCTATATGCACGAAAAACATATAGGCACCAATGCCATGGGGACGGCTTTGGTAGAGGAATCTCCAGTACAGGTAGACGGTGATGAGCATTATGTTACGGCTTATCATCGGTGGACCTGTTCGGCGGCACCCATTAGAAATCCGAAGGGAAAAATAATCGGAACTTTGGATCTTACCGGCTGTTCACATTTGGTCAATTCTCACACCTTAGGAATGGTGGTGGCAGCTGTTAATGCCATTGAACATATGTTGAATATTCGTGAATCAAATCAAAAACTAGAATTAGCTAAAAAAGCAATTTCCACGATCATTGATTCAATTACCTTCGGCATTTTTACGGTAGGACCGAAGGGTTATATAAAAACACTGAATACTGCAGCGATCCAAATGCTGGGCTATGATACGGATGAAACCCGTGGGATGCATATATCGCAATTGGTAGAAAACTGGGATATCATTCAGCAAAACCTCGATAGAGGAGTGGAATATGTTGAAGATGAGCTGAATATTTTTGGAAAAACAAAAAGGATACACTGCTCCTTTACGACCTATCCGATTTCCTCTAAAGAGAAGAGTTTTAGAGGCGTTGTATGCCTTATAAGAGAAGTTAAGAAAGCGAGAAAAATCGCTCATAAAATCATGGGAAATAGAGCGGTGTATACCTTTGATAAAATAATTGGACGCAACAAAAAATTTCTGGACATTATTGATTACGCAAGAAAAGCGGCAGATAGCACATCCACAGTAATGATAACCGGAGAGAGCGGAGTTGGAAAAGAAGTGTTTGCTCAAGCCATTCATAATGCAGGCAAACGAAGAGATGAAGCTTTTGTTGCCATTAATTGCGGTGCATTGCCAAGAACACTAATCGAATCAGAGTTGTTTGGGTATGAAGAAGGAGCTTTTACGGGAGCTAAAAGAGGTGGACAGCCAGGGAAGTTTGAATGGGCAGATGGAGGAACATTGTTTTTAGATGAAATTGGCGAAATGCCCTACGACATGCAAACAAATCTTTTGAGAGTTTTAGAAACGGGTAAGCTCTTTCGGGTTGGCGGAAATAAAGAATTAGATGTTGATGTACGCATTATTGCGGCAACGAATAAAAACCTGAAACAAGAAGTTGAAAAAGGTAACTTTAGAAGAGATTTATACTACCGTCTTAATGTAGTGCCACTAGATATTATACCGCTAAGAGAAAGAAAAGATGACATTAGTTTACTGGTAGACTATTTTATTGCTGTTAAATCGACAAAATTAGGAAAAACTCCTGTGTTTCTTACTTGGGATCAACTTGATCGGTTGATGAATTATTCTTGGCCGGGAAATATAAGGGAATTAGAAAATGCAGTGGAGCAAATTATCAATTTGAATACCTGTCATTTGTGGGAAACAGAAAAAACGACAGGAATAATGGCAGAAGATGATCTTCAGTCGGATATTCAAGAAAATGTTTCGCAGATTGCTTCTTTAGAAGAAATGGAAAAGCAGCATATCGAAAAAGCATATCATTTTTTTAATGGGAATGTGTCATTAACATCGCAAGCATTAGGAATAGGGAGAAATACATTTTATCGGAAAGTAAAAAAATACGCCATCGACTGTTCTAAAAAGGAACAGTGATCTAAAAAGGAACACCTATTTCTGGAAAAATGTTCTGAAAAAGGACATACCAGAAAAACAGGAAAGTAAGCGACGATATGTATGGAATATTTAGAAAAAATAATAAAGTGTATTCCTGAGATATGGCAACGCTTCTGACATTCTCATCGATAACTAAAATGAATCTGACGATAAATGGCATGCTACTTGCATTATATAATAGAGCAAGGAATGGTCGCTGATTTCAAATGATAGAAACTGTGTAAAGGAGGAAAAATATGTACGGGTATACAGGTGAAATTTTAAGAATCAATTTATCTACAGGGGATGTTAAAAAAGAAGCTTTGGATAAGGAATTGGCAAAGCTATACGTTGGTGGACGAGGATTGGCGGAAAAAATGTTTTCAAACGAGGTAGATGCCAAGGTGGATGCCCTTAGTTCGGAAAACAAATTATTTTTTGCAACTGGTCCTTTGAGTGGAACGCCTACTCCTACTGGTGGACGTTATATGGCCATTACAAAATCGCCATTAACAGGAACCATTGCCTCTTCTAACTCAGGTGGAAGATGGGGTGCTGAACTGAAATTTGCCGGTTACGATATGATCGTACTGGAAGGAAAAGCAGAGAAACCTGTCTATATTAGTATCAACGATGATAAGGTTGAAATCAAAGATGCATCCCATTTATGGGGTAAAATGACGAGTGAAACAACAAAAATGTTATTGGAAGCAGAAGGAGAAAAAGTAAAGGTTCTTAATATCGGTCCTGGTGGAGAAAAACTTTCTAAAATTGCGGCGATTATGAACGACTATGATCGTGCTGCCGGCCGTTCTGGTGTTGGAGCTGTGATGGGTTCTAAAAATCTTAAAGCAATCACGGTAAAGGGTTCTGGAAAACCGGAAGTTGCTGATAAAGATAAGCTCAAAGAAGTGGTGAAGCGCTCCAATGCACAAATCCGAGAAAATGGCGTAACAGGTACTGGTTTACCGACTTACGGAACGGCTGTTCTTGTTAATATTATTAATGAAAACGGAGTATTTCCTACAAACAACTTCCAACAAGCCACCTTTGACAAGGCTGAGGAGATAAGTGGCGAAACCCTGGCGGAAAAATATCTGATAAAAAATACCGGATGTTACGGATGTCCTATTGCCTGTGGCAGGCATTGTGAAGTAGAGGATGGTATTGAAAGCGGGGGGCCTGAATATGAAACTATTTGGGGTTACGGGGCTGATTGTGGAGTATCCGATATGAAATCGATTATCAAAGCGAATTATTGGTGTAATGAGGTAGGTTTGGATACGATTTCAACTTCTTGTACGATTGCAGCAGCAATGGAGTTATACCAAAAAGGACTGATTAAAGAGGAAGAACTGGATGGATTATCGCTAGAGTTTGGAAACAGCGAAGCGGTTATTGAGTGGACAAAGCGAATGGGTATGAGAGAAGGTTTAGGCGATAAAATGGCAGAAGGTTCCTATCGACTGGGTGAGATGTATGGTGCTCCGGAATTGTCCATGAGTGTGAAAAAACAGGAGCTGCCAGCTTATGATCCTCGTGCTATCCAGGGGCAGGGATTAGCCTATGCTACTTCTAACCGAGGTGGATGTCATGTGCGTGCATATTTAATTTCGCCTGAAATTCTGGCATTACCAGAAAAACTCGATCGATTTGATGCGGCGGGTAAACCGGAATGGGTAAAAATATTCCAAGACCTGACAGCTGCAATTGACTCCAGTGGTCTCTGTCTATTTACCTCTTTTGCAATGACGGCAGATGATTATGCGGATATGCTTACAGCCGTAACGGGAATCGAGTATACAGCAGAATCCTTGCTTCAGGCGGGTGAGAGAATCTGGAATATGGAAAAAGTGTTTAATATGAATTCTGGCATCACTCCGGAAGAGGATACATTGCCACCAAGATTGCTCAACGAAGAAATTAAAGAAGGTCCATCAAAAGGAGAAAGATCTTTATTAGCTGAAATGTTGCCGGCATATTATGAAGTAAGAGGTTGGGATGCAAAAGGTGCGCCGACAGCGGGCAAGTTGAAAGAACTGAGCATTGAATAAACAGATTAAGAGAAAATCATGGCTTTAAGAAGAGAAGAGCTTCTGATCTGGAGGCTCTTCTTTCAATATGAATGAAGTGATAAAGCGATCCTTTTGATGATATAGAAGAGTTGCAAAAAATGTTTTAGATCAAGGAAATGGGTAAAAGAAGGATAGAAACAGAAGAATAGTTTTCAGAAAGGAAGGTTAAAATGCTCATTAAAGTTAGGCTTTTTGCCACTCTTCGCGAAGGAAGAGGAAAAGAGGTAGAACTTAAGCCTGAAGGAGAAATTACAGGAAAAGAATTACTTGAGACTTTAGAGATTGATGAAGAGGATGTAGCGATTTATCTTGTTAATGGAAGAGATGGAAAGATGGATGCAAAGATAAAAAATGGTGAGGTGATTTCAATTTTCCCGCCAGTAGGTGGAGGGTGAAGGGTGGTATTTTCACCCTCTTTTCGTTAAAATAGATAAGAAACACTTGGAGGGAAAAAAATGCTGAAAGAAAAAATCATCAATCGAAAATCGGGGATTTTATTGTATGGACTGACACCACCTAAAAATAATCAACCGGAAAACAAATTGTTTGAAATATCAAAACGCCAGATAGATCGAATTGAAAAAATGGATATTGATGGATTGATTCTTTATGATATTCAAGATGAGCAGGAAAGGTGTTTGGAAGAAAGACCATTTCCATATATGAAAACAGTAGATCCGGAAAGCTACAGCGATAAATACTTACAAGCATTAAAAATGCCCAAAATTGTTTACAAATGTGTTGGAAAACATTCGGTAGAGGATTTGGAAAGATGGGTAAACAATGAAAATGAAGAAACACGCATATCTGTTTTTGTCGGTGCGGCTACTGGGAAGCAGCCTGTTTCTATTCATTTGGCAGAAGCTTATGAAATGGCAAGAGCCAAGGGGGCGAACTTTTTGTTAGGGGGAGTTGCAATTCCGGAAAGGCACATTAACAAGAAAAATGAACATTCAAGAGTGATTGACAAAGAAGATAAAGGATGTTGTTTTTTTGTTTCTCAAGCCGTATATAATATTGAAGCTTCAAAAAATTTTTTGTCGGACTATTATTATCGTTGCTTAGAAGAAGAAAAAAGTATGTCGCCTATGATTTTTACATTAACGCCTTGTGGTTCGGTCAAAACATTGAAATTTATGAAATGGCTTGGTGTTAGCATACCTGGTTGGATGGAAAATGATTTGATTTATTCTCAAGATACGTTGAATCAATCTTTGCAATTGTCAAAGAACGTGTTTGAAGAATTGTTAGAATTTGCGGCAAAGAAAAACATACCTATTGGATGCAATATTGAAAGTGTTTCCATAAAGAAAGAAGAAATTGATGCATCCATTACATTGTTAGAAGATGTGCGCAAATTAATGGGGTGAGAGGGATCTTTTATGGGAAAATTTGTTAGTGAATCGAAAGCGTTTATTTGCGGGTTAGCGCATCAGCCTTATGTTCCTGGAGCATTGAGGAGGAGCGAGGGTCCCTTTATCCTTCATATCAGTGACACACCGGTGCAAATATATGAATTTGTGTTTAAGGTAATAAAGGCCATAAAACCAGCTGTCATTATTCATACTGGAGATTTAGCAGACAATTATAAAATTGAAAATAGAAAGGAACAAATACCACATTATAAAAGAGCTGTGAAATACTTTATGGAAACATTGAAAATAGCAGCTGAAGAAGCAGAAATAATAGTGACCTTAGGGAATCATGACCTTGAAAACATCATCGGTGAGTGCGAAAAAATTTCCGTTGATCCAGAGCAGCCAGTAGTATTATTCAACAAAAAGTTTTTTCTTCACCACGAAATGTGTATAGAAGGTAAAGAAAAAGGTTATTACTGCTTTGGTCATCAGTATGAGCCAGAACATCAAACCATCAATGGTGTAGTTTATTTAAATGGATTGCTAAATATAAATGTAATAGATGTCAACAAATGGGAAACCTATCATCTTAAGTATCCGATTGGAACCAATGAATACCGGAAAATGACTCATCGGCGAACAGGACTATAGAAAAATGGAGGGATGAAATGATATCGCTTCGTAAAGGACCTAAAATTTTGTTTTTTC
Proteins encoded:
- a CDS encoding aldehyde ferredoxin oxidoreductase family protein, producing the protein MYGYTGEILRINLSTGDVKKEALDKELAKLYVGGRGLAEKMFSNEVDAKVDALSSENKLFFATGPLSGTPTPTGGRYMAITKSPLTGTIASSNSGGRWGAELKFAGYDMIVLEGKAEKPVYISINDDKVEIKDASHLWGKMTSETTKMLLEAEGEKVKVLNIGPGGEKLSKIAAIMNDYDRAAGRSGVGAVMGSKNLKAITVKGSGKPEVADKDKLKEVVKRSNAQIRENGVTGTGLPTYGTAVLVNIINENGVFPTNNFQQATFDKAEEISGETLAEKYLIKNTGCYGCPIACGRHCEVEDGIESGGPEYETIWGYGADCGVSDMKSIIKANYWCNEVGLDTISTSCTIAAAMELYQKGLIKEEELDGLSLEFGNSEAVIEWTKRMGMREGLGDKMAEGSYRLGEMYGAPELSMSVKKQELPAYDPRAIQGQGLAYATSNRGGCHVRAYLISPEILALPEKLDRFDAAGKPEWVKIFQDLTAAIDSSGLCLFTSFAMTADDYADMLTAVTGIEYTAESLLQAGERIWNMEKVFNMNSGITPEEDTLPPRLLNEEIKEGPSKGERSLLAEMLPAYYEVRGWDAKGAPTAGKLKELSIE
- the tpx gene encoding thiol peroxidase — encoded protein: MEKRKGIVTMKGNPVTLVGNPLHKGQVAPDFTALNLDLSSFTLSENIGKKIVISVAPSLDTEICNLQTIYFNEEAAKLENTLLLSISMDLPFALKRYCAAKGIDNALVLSDHRDADFGLKYGFLMEEFRLLARGIVIIDEKGVLQYGQMVPEIAQEPDYDEALSFLKQM
- a CDS encoding methylenetetrahydrofolate reductase, with product MLKEKIINRKSGILLYGLTPPKNNQPENKLFEISKRQIDRIEKMDIDGLILYDIQDEQERCLEERPFPYMKTVDPESYSDKYLQALKMPKIVYKCVGKHSVEDLERWVNNENEETRISVFVGAATGKQPVSIHLAEAYEMARAKGANFLLGGVAIPERHINKKNEHSRVIDKEDKGCCFFVSQAVYNIEASKNFLSDYYYRCLEEEKSMSPMIFTLTPCGSVKTLKFMKWLGVSIPGWMENDLIYSQDTLNQSLQLSKNVFEELLEFAAKKNIPIGCNIESVSIKKEEIDASITLLEDVRKLMG
- a CDS encoding MoaD/ThiS family protein, whose protein sequence is MLIKVRLFATLREGRGKEVELKPEGEITGKELLETLEIDEEDVAIYLVNGRDGKMDAKIKNGEVISIFPPVGGG
- a CDS encoding metallophosphoesterase, whose translation is MGKFVSESKAFICGLAHQPYVPGALRRSEGPFILHISDTPVQIYEFVFKVIKAIKPAVIIHTGDLADNYKIENRKEQIPHYKRAVKYFMETLKIAAEEAEIIVTLGNHDLENIIGECEKISVDPEQPVVLFNKKFFLHHEMCIEGKEKGYYCFGHQYEPEHQTINGVVYLNGLLNINVIDVNKWETYHLKYPIGTNEYRKMTHRRTGL
- a CDS encoding sigma-54-dependent Fis family transcriptional regulator, which translates into the protein MKNVEEIYRLSEKKDQNKMKEYIKRSHARSFRYGVEMGRIFSSKILRGEELHDKLQENHELIQTTRPFIEQLCDFVKGSGFFAILTDWEGCILDIRGDEKVLKEAERLQMICGAYMHEKHIGTNAMGTALVEESPVQVDGDEHYVTAYHRWTCSAAPIRNPKGKIIGTLDLTGCSHLVNSHTLGMVVAAVNAIEHMLNIRESNQKLELAKKAISTIIDSITFGIFTVGPKGYIKTLNTAAIQMLGYDTDETRGMHISQLVENWDIIQQNLDRGVEYVEDELNIFGKTKRIHCSFTTYPISSKEKSFRGVVCLIREVKKARKIAHKIMGNRAVYTFDKIIGRNKKFLDIIDYARKAADSTSTVMITGESGVGKEVFAQAIHNAGKRRDEAFVAINCGALPRTLIESELFGYEEGAFTGAKRGGQPGKFEWADGGTLFLDEIGEMPYDMQTNLLRVLETGKLFRVGGNKELDVDVRIIAATNKNLKQEVEKGNFRRDLYYRLNVVPLDIIPLRERKDDISLLVDYFIAVKSTKLGKTPVFLTWDQLDRLMNYSWPGNIRELENAVEQIINLNTCHLWETEKTTGIMAEDDLQSDIQENVSQIASLEEMEKQHIEKAYHFFNGNVSLTSQALGIGRNTFYRKVKKYAIDCSKKEQ